AATCCACAGTATGCAGTGAAACCAAAAAGTGTATGGGCTATAATCCATGCAACTTCTAAACATACCAGGCAAGAGATACACAGAACATCCCAAGAGCAAAAATccaaaaaccagaaaacagtcaAACGGCATTCAGAAAAAGAGTTCAGAAAAGTATCCACAATTCAGATCCAAGATGTCCGATGACCTGGAAGTGCTTGCTGCAACACTACGAGTTAAGGTGAAACATGACAGATTGGCCATACcattatgacaggtgaagtgaataacactaattaactccacatcatggcacctgttagtgggtgggatatattaggctgcaagtgaacattttgtcctcaaagttgatgttagaagcaggaaaaatgggtaagtgtaaggatctgagtgagtttgatgagggccaaattatgatggctaatGACTGgtttagagcatctccaaaactgccgctcttgtggggtgttcccggtctgcagtggtcagtatctaaaagtggtccaaggaaggaacagtggtgaaccggtgacagggtcatggatggccaaggcttgttgatgcacatggggagagaaggctgacctgTGTGGTCTAATtaaacagatgagctactgttgctcaaattgctgaagaggtcaatgctggttctgatagaaaggtgtcagaatacacagtgaaggacagtttgttgcgtatggggctgtaTAGTCCAGCCAGGATACCCATGCTGACcactgtgcaccaccaaaagtgccagcaatgggcatgtgagcatcaaaactggaccacggagcaatggaagaaggtgggctggtctaatgaatcacattttttttttacatcatgtggatggccgagtgtgtgtgtgtcacttacctggggaacacatggcaccaggatgctcTATTGGAAgaaggcaatgttctgctgtgtaaccttgggtcctgccatccatgtggatgttactttggcacgtaccacctacctaagcattgttgcagaccatgtacaccctttcatggaaacagtattccctgatggctgtggcctctttcagcagaataatgcgccatgccacaaagcaaaaatggttcaggaatggtttgatgagcacaacaatgagtatgagatggcctccaaattccccagagaGATTCCTCTTattccgagagagagagagagagaacatatgATTAGATGGTAGAGTTTGAAGATAAACTTCAAAAAGGAAACTGATTGCCAGAGCCAGAGCTAAAATGATCTCATGTGTAGCAGACCCAAAGGAATAACTTTCATAGCAGAAAGATTGGAATTCACCTGAGCAGGAGACAAACATGACGACATTGTAGTTGAATCCCAAATCACCCCCCGGAAGGTGGTTCTCTGAGGATGGAGAAAGCACAATCACCTCTTCTTGTAGAACTATCACTGTTCACCCTAATTAAAAACTCTGGCTGAATGCTGAGGTCAAAGCTCTTAATAGCACAGATAGCCAGAGACTGAAGAACCTCAGGTCTTGGGATGCAGATACACTAAGACATAGGTGTCAAAccgtatccacaaagggccggtgtgggtgcaggttttcattccaactgagcagaagccacacctgaggaTAGACACCTATGCACTAAGAGCAGCAGGAATCTAACTGCACACGTAACAAGAGTCAAAGCAGCATAGGCATTAGAAATACAGTGTCACTTCTCCaccagcatgttcactagcatcAAGACAATCACAGATTACAACAACAGGTATTGGCCCTCATTGAAATGcatatataaaaaatagatCCACTGCAGAAGCCATCTCATATGTTGTACACATGAAATCACTTCCTCCCCCATTATCCTCAATACTGGCTCGCCTCAGGGATGTGCTCTAAGTCCCCTGCTATACAACCTGCTGACCTATGACTGTTCAGCCACATCTTCGAGCACCCTCATTATTTGCAGATGACACAGCAGTGGTCAGACTAATTGCCCAAAACATTGAGACAGCGTACAGGTGGGAGGTGGAACATCTGGAGGCTTAGTGGAGAGCTAACAGCCTCAGCAtcaatgtgaagaaaagaaaggaaatttgttttacagttaaCGTAGTTATTTgcttataatttttttctttaagctgTTTTGGCTGCTATCACTGGGATCTCAGTACTTTGTTTCGTTCCCTTTCATGTACCACATGTGGAATGACAATAAACCTTCCTTGATCCTTGATCTTTTAACACTCCACCCAGTCTGTCTGTTACACAAAGTTCattcacagaaaacaaaactaaTCTCTgagtgcttctctctctctctctctctctctctctctctcacacacacacacacactctctctctctctctctctctcacacacacacacacactctctctctctctctctctctctcacacacacacacactctctctctctctctctctctctctctcacacacacacacacacactctctctctctctctctcttttagggTGAGTTCAGGAAAATGGCTGAGTCCAGTATTTCAATAGATCAGCTTTCAGTGGATCagttcatctgtccagtgtgtctggatctcctgaaggatccggtgactatcccctgtggtcacagtttctgtaaggtgtgtattaatggtcactgggatcaggaggatcagaagggagtctacagctgtcctcagtgcagagacactttcactccaaggcctgttctacgcagaaacaacatgctggctgaagtggtggagaaactgaagaagactgaagttcaagctgcttctcctgctcactgttacactggacctggagatgtggagtgtgatttctgcaccgggagaaaacacaaagctgtcaagtcctgtctgatgtgtctggccTCCTTTTGTGAAACTCATCTGAAACCTCACTATGAAGTTCCTGGATTGAAAAAGCACAAGTTGGTGGAATCCTCAGGAAGTCTACAAGAACAaatctgctctgaacatgatAAAGTGCTGGAGATCTACTGTCGTACTGACCAAAGCTTCATCTGTTATCTGTGTATGACGGATGAACACAAAAGCCACGACACCGTCTCAGTTAAGGCTTACAGAACTGAAAAAGAGGTGAGAAAAATAAGTCTTATATTATTGTGATGATGCtgtgaattttaaaataaaatgttagattCAGAATTCATAGATTAgcctttaaatgtaaaattagttTCTCAGAGCAGGGTACTGCTATAAGTATTATAGTTATTGAGGTTTGAATTAAACCTGGGgtttggatgaatgaataatttaagAAGACATAAAGGAATAACTTCTTCTTGCTGTCAATTGTGATGTAACTGTGGTTCCCAGTATTAAACCTGGAATACTAAAATATATTCGTCTATGAACTAAAACAAACATGCAGACTATTATAACATAATAAAGTGCTCCATAGAACCATAACTCTTTATCTGCAGTTAATGTTCACCCACTGAGCTCATAAACTCATAATGCATAAACACATGTGTCCTCAGAGTGAGTTAAAGGAGGAGcagatgaaattccagcagagaatccaggagaagcagaagaaggtgcaggagctgaaacaggctgtgaacactataaaggtgagcagtgagcagagacagagctgctcctagaaacacacacaacatggacaaccagtcatttagagtcccagtaagagagggaatgatAGATATGTCCCTAGATAATAAATGTCCCTGTCTGACATCACGAgtgtgtctttcatttcatttgttctcTGTAGGCTTTAGCTTCTGGACGTCGGTCTTCTCTATCAATCAGACCAAATTTTGACCCGTCCAGCATCACTGTCCCTCAACATCTGtcatttgatggagtgaggaattctctctcagatctgaagaagagactggaggaattctgtgaggaggaattcaacaaaatccctccacatggtaagaggagctgctcctgctggagaaacacaatgatggACGTCTTTACTCGCTCTGTGAAGTGTTATTTCTTAGCCATGCTCCTGCTTACTTTTCTGCAGCCAGTTTGCTCACCTGACACTTTGAAGTAAAATactgatttcaaatgaataaactgactgtatcactttcaactgtttccatcttttacacaacctgatgatgctttttgtcttcatttccatttttctctccacagctgcagcagttcagatcatttcaccatcagagccacagagcagagaagagtttctgaaatgtacatctaacacacacacacacacacacacacacaagtagaagtgtaataacacacacacacacacacttcacatgaatatacagtattcagtatttctcttttcttttagatttctgttatctgactctggatcccaacACGACACATCCTaacctcattctgtctgagaagaacagagtggtgagagtcagtgagagagagcagcagtactctgatcatccagagagatttgacaCCTGGGAACAGGCATTGAGCAAAGAGAACTTGTTACTGGGAGaacgctgttactgggaggtggaatGGAGCAGTGAGTTTGgtggtgtgtttatatcagtctcatataaaaACATCAGAAGAAAAGGACGGGGAAATGAGTGTGGGTTTGGACGCAACaatcagtcctggagtctgtggtgttcttcttcttctctttctttctatcacaACAAATTTAagactgatctcagagttccatcatcctccagaataggagtttatgtggatcacagtgcaggaactctgtccttctacagcgtctctgacaccatgaagctcctccacagagtccacaccacattcactcagcctctatatGCTGGATTCTGGATCTACTGCTTGGCTGGTTCTACATCTGTGACATTGTGTGATCCAgaataatgtgtgtagtgttttgtgtaaAATTCCTGCACATCACCACATTGATACCTATCTTACCAGCTCACAATCCAGCTGCACAAAAACAGCTTAGTAATTTCACATCAACAATTAAAGAGTCAAA
This DNA window, taken from Hemibagrus wyckioides isolate EC202008001 linkage group LG06, SWU_Hwy_1.0, whole genome shotgun sequence, encodes the following:
- the LOC131355188 gene encoding tripartite motif-containing protein 16-like, whose protein sequence is MMLFVFISIFLSTAAAVQIISPSEPQSREEFLKYFCYLTLDPNTTHPNLILSEKNRVVRVSEREQQYSDHPERFDTWEQALSKENLLLGERCYWEVEWSSEFGGVFISVSYKNIRRKGRGNECGFGRNNQSWSLWCSSSSLSFYHNKFKTDLRVPSSSRIGVYVDHSAGTLSFYSVSDTMKLLHRVHTTFTQPLYAGFWIYCLAGSTSVTLCDPE